One stretch of Prionailurus viverrinus isolate Anna chromosome C1, UM_Priviv_1.0, whole genome shotgun sequence DNA includes these proteins:
- the DMRTA2 gene encoding doublesex- and mab-3-related transcription factor A2: MELRSELPSVPGAATAAATATGPPVASVASVAAAAAAAASLPVSVAGGLLRAPPLLLRAAEKYPRTPKCARCRNHGVVSALKGHKRYCRWKDCLCAKCTLIAERQRVMAAQVALRRQQAQEENEARELQLLYGTAEGLALAAANGIIPPRPAYEVFGSVCAADGGGPGAGAPAGTGGGTAGSGSSEAKLQKFDLFPKTLLQTGRPGSPQPPPGKPLSPDGADSGPGTSSPEVRPGSGSENGDGESFSGSPLARASKEAGGSCPGSAGPGGGGEEDSPGSASPLGSESGSEADKEEAEAAPAPGLGGGPGPRQRTPLDILTRVFPGHRRGVLELVLQGCGGDVVQAIEQVLNHHRGGLAAGLGPAAPPDKAAVGAVAAAEDAWPGRVDAAAAGGPGLPAPLQAGPAAPPHHRPLLAGAMAPGALGSLSSRSAFSPLQPNASHFGADAGAYPLGAPLGLSPLRLAYSAAAAHSRGLAFMAPYSTAGLVPTLGFRPPMDYAFSDLMRDRSAAAAAVHKEPTYGGGLYGPMVNGAPEKQ, from the exons ATGGAGCTGCGCTCTGAGCTGCCTAGCGTGCCCGGCGCAGCGACGGCGGCGGCGACAGCGACGGGGCCGCCCGTGGCGTCTGTGGCGTCGGTggcagcggcggcggctgcggccgCGTCGCTACCGGTGAGCGTGGCGGGCGGCTTGCTACGAGCGCCGCCGCTGTTGTTGCGGGCGGCGGAGAAGTACCCGCGGACCCCCAAGTGCGCGCGCTGCCGCAACCACGGCGTGGTGTCGGCGCTCAAGGGCCACAAGCGCTACTGCCGCTGGAAGGACTGCCTGTGCGCCAAGTGCACGCTCATCGCGGAGCGCCAGCGCGTCATGGCGGCGCAGGTGGCGCTGCGCAGGCAACAGGCGCAGGAGGAGAACGAGGCGCGCGAGCTACAGCTGCTCTACGGCACTGCCGAGGGCCTAGCGCTGGCCGCCGCCAACGGCATTATCCCGCCGCGACCTGCCTACGAGGTCTTCGGCTCCGTGTGCGCCGCCGACGGCGGGGGGCCGGGAGCAGGAGCGCCCGCAGGGACCGGAGGCGGCACTGCGGGCTCGGGGAGCTCAG aGGCCAAGTTGCAGAAGTTTGACCTGTTCCCCAAGACGCTGCTTCAGACCGGCCGCCCAGGCAGCCCGCAGCCGCCACCGGGGAAGCCCTTATCACCCGACGGCGCAGACTCGGGTCCCGGGACATCTTCTCCGGAGGTGCGGCCGGGCTCGGGCTCTGAGAACGGCGACGGGGAGTCCTTTTCCGGGTCGCCCCTGGCCCGGGCCTCCAAGGAGGCAGGTGGGAGCTGCCCGGGCAGCGCAGGCCCGGGAGGCGGTGGCGAGGAGGACAGCCCGGGCTCCGCCAGCCCTTTGGGCTCCGAATCTGGTTCCGAGGCCGACAAAGAAGAGGCAGAGGCCGCTCCCGCCCCAGGGCTGGGCGGGGGCCCGGGTCCACGGCAGCGGACGCCGCTGGACATCTTGACGCGCGTCTTCCCGGGCCACCGGCGAGGCGTCCTGGAGCTGGTGTTGCAGGGTTGCGGCGGCGACGTGGTGCAGGCCATCGAGCAGGTGCTGAACCACCACCGCGGGGGTCTGGCGGCCGGCCTTGGCCCCGCCGCGCCTCCTGATAAGGCCGCGGTGGGTGCGGTAGCAGCTGCGGAAGACGCGTGGCCGGGCCGCGTTGATGCCGCCGCTGCCGGGGGGCCGGGGCTGCCCGCGCCGCTGCAGGCCGGCCCCGCTGCCCCTCCGCACCATAGACCTTTGCTGGCCGGCGCCATGGCGCCTGGGGCGCTGGGCTCGCTGAGCAGCCGCTCGGCCTTCTCGCCACTGCAGCCCAACGCTAGTCACTTCGGCGCCGACGCCGGCGCCTACCCACTGGGCGCGCCGCTCGGCCTCAGCCCCCTGCGCCTGGCCTATTCGGCGGCAGCGGCGCACAGCCGTGGCCTGGCCTTCATGGCTCCCTACTCGACCGCGGGTCTAGTACCCACACTCGGCTTCCGCCCGCCCATGGACTACGCCTTCAGCGACCTCATGCGCGACCGCTCGGCCGCCGCCGCTGCGGTGCACAAGGAACCCACCTACGGCGGCGGCCTGTACGGGCCTATGGTCAACGGCGCCCCAGAGAAGCAGTAG